The proteins below come from a single Pieris brassicae chromosome 1, ilPieBrab1.1, whole genome shotgun sequence genomic window:
- the LOC123706668 gene encoding uncharacterized protein LOC123706668 — MESSQPTSIIKDVGLNRKSKQHEKKSRHNPLRILIIEPSGRYCRSVWCAIGLGLVHILLGATNMSVLIYGIMKQDAHAALCTIAYHFFSAEAILSLNYANGWSTPMRLRHRRLAHTLLQMCAMALAITGTVLITIDKGLSSSPHGLTGLTAGVLACIAFLSGACGLFGGRNLKLFHITFGIPTFMLSSISFCFGLFTKEFKDWAGSTVVFILLGFIIFYSSFIMITCFIKYAMRI; from the exons ATGGAATCTTCGCAGCCAACGTCCATCATTAAAGATGTTGGTCTAAATAGAAAATCAAAGCAACATGAGAAAAAATCTAGACATAATCCTCTTaggattttaataattgagcCTAGTGGAAGGTATTGTAGAAGTGTATGGTGTGCTATTGGTTTGGGTCTTGTTCACATTCTACTGGGTGCCACAAATATGTCGGTTTTAATATATGGTATTATGAAACAAGATGCACATGCCGCATTGTGTACTATTGCT TATCATTTTTTCTCAGCGGAAGCAATATTGAGTCTTAACTATGCAAATGGCTGGTCAACACCAATGAGATTAAGACACAGAAGGCTTGCACACACTTTACTCCAAATGTGTGCAATGGCTTTGGCTATTACGGGTACAGTGTTGATAACTATAGACAAAGGATTATCTAGCAGCCCTCATGGATTAACAG GACTAACAGCTGGTGTATTAGCGTGCATCGCATTTTTATCGGGGGCCTGTGGTCTTTTCGGTGGTCGCAATCTGAAACTTTTCCACATAACATTCGGAATACCAACATTTATGTTGTCATCTATCTCATTCTGTTTTGGACTTTTCACTAAAGAGTTTAAGGACTGGGCGGGATCGACTGTGGTGTTcattttacttggttttattatattttattcgtcttttattatgattacgTGTTTCATTAAGTACGCAATGAGAATATAA
- the LOC123709384 gene encoding uncharacterized protein LOC123709384 — protein sequence MTVDIESSKVEGGPYVLKIFQATLNILSHLLIGLVVGICLIFSLNPFRLPLGSTPQHIVLCVIGYQLLMAEAILSLSADNGWSGVLRFRDKRRAHTILQVVGSALALAGSFIKMLDKTQNFNTLHGQFGLVAVVFTSVSLVNGLTSLYAFEWRRFCPGNISKITHICFGIVAFAAASISLCYGFDKAFFRVWATDNFTNALIGCTAAFTAIIIINPTINFFKKTYNLVSN from the exons ATGACAGTGGACATCGAAAGTAGTAAAGTTGAGGGTGGGCCATATGTACTGAAGATTTTTCAGGCAACGCTAAATATTCTATCCCACCTTTTGATTGGTTTAGTTGTGGGAATTTGTCTTATTTTCTCCTTAAATCCATTTCGATTGCCGTTGGGAAGTACTCCGCAACACATAGTATTATGTGTAATTGGG taccaACTCCTCATGGCGGAAGCTATACTTAGTTTATCTGCTGACAATGGGTGGTCCGGAGTCTTAAGATTCAGAGACAAGAGACGAGCGCATACCATTCTTCAAGTTGTCGGCTCTGCTTTAGCACTTGCTGGAAGTTTCATCAAGATGTTGGACAAGACTCAGAATTTCAACACTTTACATGGACAATTTG GTCTCGTAGCCGTTGTATTCACCAGTGTGAGTCTCGTCAATGGGCTTACTTCCCTTTACGCGTTCGAATGGCGACGTTTCTGTCCCGGAAACATTTCTAAAATCACCCACATTTGCTTCGGAATAGTCGCTTTTGCTGCTGCCTCCATCAGCCTTTGCTACGGTTTCGACAAAGCCTTTTTCCGGGTCTGGGCTACTGATAACTTCACTAACGCACTCATAGGATGTACAGCTGCATTCACTGCCATCATAATTATTAACCCAACCATCAACTTCTTTAAGAAAACCTACAATTTggtttctaattaa